In Topomyia yanbarensis strain Yona2022 chromosome 2, ASM3024719v1, whole genome shotgun sequence, one DNA window encodes the following:
- the LOC131685127 gene encoding S-formylglutathione hydrolase: protein MTVITLISSNKCFGGLQKIYSHQSKELDCEMKFAIFLPAAVEDGKRPVLYWLSGLTCNETNFIQKSGAQRYAADHGLIVVCPDTSPRGVNLPGEEDSWDFGSGAGFYVDASKDPWSKHYKMFSYVTQELIDVINNNFPTVPEKQSIAGHSMGGHGALICALKNPGLYKSVSAFAPICNPIKCPWGTKAFGGYFGEDDKEEWKNWDATELVGGYNGPPLELYIDQGAEDSFLKDGQLLPYNLVDACKAAQFPCVLSMRDGYDHSYFYVASFIGEHIAYHADHLK from the coding sequence ATGACGGTGATAACGCTTATCTCGTCCAACAAATGCTTCGGTGGTCTGCAGAAGATCTACTCGCACCAGTCCAAAGAGTTGGACTGCGAGATGAAATTTGCCATCTTTCTGCCGGCAGCCGTTGAAGACGGCAAACGCCCGGTGCTCTACTGGCTGAGCGGGCTGACGTGTAACGAGACCAACTTTATCCAGAAATCCGGTGCTCAGCGTTACGCCGCGGATCACGGATTGATTGTGGTCTGCCCGGACACATCCCCTCGGGGAGTCAATCTGCCTGGGGAGGAGGATTCGTGGGATTTCGGGAGCGGTGCCGGATTCTACGTCGACGCAAGTAAGGATCCGTGGAGCAAGCACTATAAAATGTTTAGCTATGTCACCCAGGAGCTGATCGACGTAATAAACAACAACTTTCCGACCGTTCCGGAGAAACAGAGCATCGCTGGGCACAGCATGGGTGGGCACGGTGCCTTGATATGTGCATTGAAGAATCCAGGTCTTTACAAATCGGTTTCGGCTTTTGCTCCCATCTGCAATCCGATCAAGTGTCCTTGGGGGACGAAAGCATTCGGCGGATACTTTGGAGAGGACGATAAAGAAGAATGGAAAAACTGGGACGCGACTGAACTTGTCGGAGGCTATAATGGGCCTCCGTTGGAGCTGTACATCGATCAAGGGGCGGAGGACAGTTTTCTCAAGGATGGTCAGTTACTGCCGTACAATTTGGTCGATGCTTGTAAGGCTGCTCAGTTTCCTTGCGTGTTGAGCATGAGAGATGGATACGACCACAGCTATTTCTATGTAGCTTCATTTATTGGTGAACATATTGCTTATCACGCTGATCATTTGAAGTAG